A window of Panthera tigris isolate Pti1 chromosome A3, P.tigris_Pti1_mat1.1, whole genome shotgun sequence genomic DNA:
TGGGTAGGGGTAAAGGGGAGGGGGTGTCAGAGTggatgctcagtgcagagctgcctggcccccttcccctcctgggtCTCTACCTCCAGGGCGGCCTGAGGCCTTCCATCCTGCAACCCCTAGTTCAGttcccctccctccagcaccAGATGAGAGGAACTTACCCTGCTCTCCTTGGGGACCTGTGGGAAGACAAGAGGGAGCAGTAAGAAGGGGGCAGCTCTCACTAAGTCACTCAGCAAACATCTGCTGAGTCTCTCCGCTGTGCTAGGCGtcacacagactccaaagcaggaaGGGGGGTGTCAAGAAAAGGAGGAATAGGGTCCCTTCAGTGCAACTAGCCCCCAGCCTTTCACACCCTACATAGCCCTGTGAGCCCAGTCTTGGTCTTCAATACAGCAGCGAGGCCACCCTATCCAACTAGCCCATATAGTGACTGTCCCAGTTCCTAGTCACTCCCTGTCAGCCAtataggacccccccccccattccttgcccctttcctcctttctctgtcaaATTCAGAATAGAATGTCGAGCCTGGGGCTGCTAGAGGAGTGGGGGAGTTCCCGCTGCAGTAGGAATCTCACATACCTGGTGGCCCAATGGGTCCCTTTTGTCCATCCTTGCCTGGAGGTCCTGGAGGTCCAGCAGGGCCTGGGGGTCCTTGTATCCCGGGAGGCCCTGGGGGCCCAGCCTCACCTGCGGGCCCTACGGTGACAAAATTCAGTTGAAGGAAAGCCACAAAAGGAGTTTCCAAAGGACAAGGAAAGTCATGGCTCCATGGACAGATGGTGGGGCACCTTGCTGCCCGTGCTGGATACCCGGCTGGCGGAGCAGCACGCCACCCCTGCCCACAGGCCTGTCTGAGCTGCCAGTGGAGAGTGGGGAGCCAGGAGCTTGGGTCATCTGTGGTGGACAAACCGACCCCCGGGACAGTGATGGGTCTGCCATTCATGCTGGGCAGAGCAAGGAGAAAGTAGATGAGATTAAGACTGGCTACTGTGGGGCAGggataggagaaagaaaagacttaaaagggccccccaccaccacctcccaccgCATGCCTTCTCTCGCCCCCTCACCAGTGAGGTCCTTCAGACTGAGCTGGTGAAGCCTGtcctccagcagcagcagggagctGTTAAGGGCACCGAGCCGCCTGCCCAGGCCCGCCTGCCCCCCAAGCAGCTTCTCCAGCAAGGCTGCCTGCGTCTGGCTGGTGCTGTTGGTCTCCCGtagcccagcccagagcccagccacGTGTCGGGAAAGGCCTTCACGCAGGCCCTGCAGTCCCCCCGCCACAGTGTCTAGCCGCTCACAGACTCCTTCAAGACGGCCCAATCGCCCCTCTAGGCTGGGGCACTGGCCAGCCTGGGCCTGTCCCTCTTCCAGGCCTCGGAAGCGCTCCTCACTCTCTGTAGCATGCTCCGTGGCCTCCTGTTGCAGCCTGTTAATCTCAGAGATGATACGGTCCTTGGTGGCTCCCAAGTCAGCCAGATCGGCACCCTGCCCTTCCACGGTGGTCTGGAGCTCGTGCAGTGAGTCATTGAGAGAACTGAAGGTGAGAATAACCTCGGACAGCTCTCCTTGCAGGGCCTGTAGGGCTGAGCCTGAGCTCCCCCCAAACACACTGAAGCCGTCCAGAGGCCCTCGGCTTGGTCCCCCAACCCCGGGGCCGGCCCCGGGGCCCCGTGGGGGTAACAGGGGGCAGGAGCAGCGCTCCACACCGTCCCGAAGGCGGCCCAGCTCCTCTTGGACACCACCACAGGCCCCACAGCCCTCATCCCCACGGGCCTGCAAGAGACCCTCCAGTTGGCCCAGCCGTGCCGCCGTGAGGTTCAGCTGCAGCGCGAACTCCGCCGTCGTCTCGTCCAGCGCGTCAACACGCCCCTGGAGCTGGCCCACGACCCCTTGCAGTTCCTCCAGTGCAGCCTGCCGGGCCTCCCCGGCTGCTCCCACTTCGTGCAGGCCTGAGCCCACCAGACGCAGCTGCCCCTCGCTGTCTAGCACCCTGCGCTCCAAGGCACTGAGGATCTCGCTCACCTGGGTGTCCTGCTCCCCCGGGGCCCCGGAGCAGAGCTGCCCACACGCCTGCACAGCCCCTGCCACCTGCTCTTCTAGCAGATCCAGCCGCCCACCCAGCTCTCCGCTCACGTTGGCCAACAGTCCCTCCAGCTTCTCCAGTCGGCCCCGGGCGGCAGGCAGCCAGTGGCCCAGGCCCCCAGGGCGCCCGGGCcagccctcctcctgctcctgtgAGGGACCCAGAGTGGAGTTGAACTGGTCCTCCAGGCGAGAGAGGCGGGATGCTAAGCTGGTGTAGCCCGGGGGGTGCCCCCCCTGCCCAGCCGCTCCTCCCAGCTCGGTGCCTCGCCGCCCACTCAACACTGTCACCGAGCCGGCCACTACATCCAGCCTCCGCTCCAGCTCTGCCAGCCGCCGGCCCAGCTCCGGAGGGCAGCACTCCTGAAGGGGCCTGCGGCCCGCGGCCTGCCCGGGGAGCTGCCGCTGCCGCTCCTCCACCGAGGTCAGTCGCTTCTCCAGCACTCGCAGCCGCTCTCTGTCCTCCTGCCGCTGCCGGCGGAAGTCATCCAGCCCCGCCAGGCACACGGAGCAGGACTCCTGCAGCCGCCGCTCCAGCTCCCGCGGCAGCTCCTCACTGTGGCCgggaggggccggggctggggccggggccctgccaccgccgccaccgccgccgccgccgccgccgccgtgaTGGTTGTTGAGATGGCCCAGCTCCTGGTCATGGGTGGAGACGCGGTTGTCCAGGAGCTGCAGCTGCTGTTGGATCTCAGTGAGGGTCTCCTGCACGCCAGGGCGGGCAGCTGCGTCCGCTGGCTGCTGCCTCCCGTTAAAGGCCGTCTCCACGGCCCTCTGGACGTCTTCCGCCAGGCGCCCGCTCAGTCCCTGCAGGACACCGCGGAGGCCCTGCAGCtcctttgtcaggctctgcacctgcTCCTCCAGCTGCTGCACCTTCTCTGACTCCCCAGGACCTGGCAGAGAGGCAAAGGCATAAGGCGGAGGGGCCGGGCCTCAGAGCTCAGTGCCTACCTCCGAGGCCCTGCCTTCCCCGGCTCCAGCAAGAGCTCCCGGCTGAGTCAGCCACTCCTTAGCTGGGTAATTTGGGcaagaaaagatggaaagaaactcCATTTACTGAATGCCTCTAGGCCCTATTTGTAACAtggcttcccccaccccttaCACCAAACTCCACTGGACAGATATCACAGCTTTCCCTGTTCTGCGGACCatgagactgaggcccaggggacATTAAGGAACTGGGCCATGGATTACGAGTTTAGTAAGTGGCCGAGGCAAGTTTCAAACCCAGGGCATCCATTTGACCACCAAGTCTACTATCCAGAGTTTCTCTCAGacactgttttctcatctgtgaaatgggaatatgGGGAGGCACTGTGGACCTCATAACAGTGGATGTTCCTGGGCGGCAAGCACCTGTCCGTAACACCAAGGGACAGGCGAGATTCCGCGGGAAGCCTGCAGGGGCTCTAGCTGGACGGTGGGAGAATCAGCCAGAAGTTCCTGTTTCCATCATTACAGCATGACTATCTCCCTGGCAGGCAAACACAGCTCGTCTGTCCGCAGTGCCTGGTGCACACATGACAGGAAAGCAGGGGGGACTGCTGCATTCTGGGACCTGCAGTCTCCAGAGGCCACCGAGGGGCCTGGGACCTGTAGTCGGGTGCAGTGCATGCTAGGACTTGTAGTCTATCCCCGTGGTGAACAAGCTTCTCCCAGGAATTCCCCCTTCCTCCCGAAGTGGCTCGCAACTGGGAAGTATCTCGGCCACATGTGGGCGTGCGTGAGCACATTCtctttctcagcctttttttttctctccctctctttcaatctgcttctgtcacacacacacacacacacacacacacacacagtgcatgGGCTTCATGGGTAGGCAGAGGATCTCAGTGATCTCACTTActcccttccattcccttctgACTTGGGGCACAGGGTTTTTCCCTTGACAACCTGGCCCCACATTTTCCACCCGGTACCAGCTCCCACTTCTCTTCCCAGCGGCTCCCACACTCACCTTCCCCACCTAGTCCACTCAGGTGGCTTCCTGCACTGGAGCCGGAGAGGTTGGGGCgggcgggccggggccgggggcgtgGCGTGGTAGGTGCAGGACCCAGCGCTGGGGCAGGACCCTCAGCACAGTCATCGCCCCCATACCCCTGACAGCACCTCCACTCCATATCTGTCACTGTCTTGTAGGCCACTCGGTAGCGAGGACGGAGGAAGCTGCGGtacctgggagaggcagagggaggcctCTTTACTCCTCCCTGTACTGTCAGTGACCCTGGGACCTGTCCTCAGAGATGGGCAGCTGCTGGTGGTGGACAAGGCCTGTCCCTCAGGCTGGGTCCCCCTTACTGTCCAGCATGTGTCTGTGCTCAGCTGACAGCTGTCAGCTTTCTGGCCAGGAGCCAAATCCCTGTTCTTCCCTTGTCCTATGCTGGAACCTCGAACTCCTCCTCTGGGGCCTGACTCAGCCCAGAGAAGGCATTTGGGGGTTGGCAGGGTGGTCTAGGTAACTTTGCCCTCAGTATCCGCCCCAAACTGTTGCCTCGGCATCTTCTCAAATGGTTCTGACCGAAGCCCCTGGTCCTGTCCCTTGCTGCCTGCTTTGCACAAATTCCCTGAGTTGGCTGCCCTCCTTCTGTCCTAGCCCAGCCCCACCAAGTACCCATCCCCCAGCACTGGGGCTCACATGATGCTGCGGGGACACTGGGGCTGGCCCCAGCCACAGGGCTGGTAGTCGGGCTTGATGAAGGTCTCCACTCCATCCTCAAGGACACAGCTCACTGTCCGGGTCACCACATAGGCACACCAGTTCCTGTAGGCACAACCCCACCTGGGCCCAAGGGCCAAGACACAAGCCCCAGAGGAGGGCCCAGGGGCTaccagaggggctgagggagggtcAAAAGATGAAGGGCCCCTGGGGACCTGTAGGAGCCAGGACTTTGGCAGGGCAGCTCCCCCCACGCTTTCCTGTGCTGTAAGAGTCGGTAAAGACTTTTCAAGACAGCAAAAGGAAGCACAGAATGGAAAACCACAACTATAAGAAGTTGATTCTCATGGCTGGGGGGTCCTGGGGAGCCTCTGatttcacacattcattcatgtCCCTTTCTGTTCCAATCCCCAGCCTAGCGTGGCCTATATGAGCCAGCTGGCTGGGTCCCTCTGGTGATCCCCTGGATGCTGGCTTCCACCCACC
This region includes:
- the EMILIN1 gene encoding EMILIN-1 isoform X1; amino-acid sequence: MAPSTLWSCYLCCLLTTAVGAASYPPRGYSLYTGGGGALSPGEPQAQSAPRPASRHRNWCAYVVTRTVSCVLEDGVETFIKPDYQPCGWGQPQCPRSIMYRSFLRPRYRVAYKTVTDMEWRCCQGYGGDDCAEGPAPALGPAPTTPRPRPRPARPNLSGSSAGSHLSGLGGEGPGESEKVQQLEEQVQSLTKELQGLRGVLQGLSGRLAEDVQRAVETAFNGRQQPADAAARPGVQETLTEIQQQLQLLDNRVSTHDQELGHLNNHHGGGGGGGGGGGGRAPAPAPAPPGHSEELPRELERRLQESCSVCLAGLDDFRRQRQEDRERLRVLEKRLTSVEERQRQLPGQAAGRRPLQECCPPELGRRLAELERRLDVVAGSVTVLSGRRGTELGGAAGQGGHPPGYTSLASRLSRLEDQFNSTLGPSQEQEEGWPGRPGGLGHWLPAARGRLEKLEGLLANVSGELGGRLDLLEEQVAGAVQACGQLCSGAPGEQDTQVSEILSALERRVLDSEGQLRLVGSGLHEVGAAGEARQAALEELQGVVGQLQGRVDALDETTAEFALQLNLTAARLGQLEGLLQARGDEGCGACGGVQEELGRLRDGVERCSCPLLPPRGPGAGPGVGGPSRGPLDGFSVFGGSSGSALQALQGELSEVILTFSSLNDSLHELQTTVEGQGADLADLGATKDRIISEINRLQQEATEHATESEERFRGLEEGQAQAGQCPSLEGRLGRLEGVCERLDTVAGGLQGLREGLSRHVAGLWAGLRETNSTSQTQAALLEKLLGGQAGLGRRLGALNSSLLLLEDRLHQLSLKDLTGPAGEAGPPGPPGIQGPPGPAGPPGPPGKDGQKGPIGPPGPQGEQGVEGAPAAPVPLVAFSAALSLPRSEPGTVPFDRVLLNDGGYYDPETGVFTAPLTGRYFLSAVLTGHRHEKVEAVLSRSNLGVARIDSGGYEPEGLENKPVAESQPSPGALGVFSLILPLQAGDTVCIDLVMGQLAHSEEPLTIFSGALLYEDLEPKQV
- the EMILIN1 gene encoding EMILIN-1 isoform X2; this encodes MYRSFLRPRYRVAYKTVTDMEWRCCQGYGGDDCAEGPAPALGPAPTTPRPRPRPARPNLSGSSAGSHLSGLGGEGPGESEKVQQLEEQVQSLTKELQGLRGVLQGLSGRLAEDVQRAVETAFNGRQQPADAAARPGVQETLTEIQQQLQLLDNRVSTHDQELGHLNNHHGGGGGGGGGGGGRAPAPAPAPPGHSEELPRELERRLQESCSVCLAGLDDFRRQRQEDRERLRVLEKRLTSVEERQRQLPGQAAGRRPLQECCPPELGRRLAELERRLDVVAGSVTVLSGRRGTELGGAAGQGGHPPGYTSLASRLSRLEDQFNSTLGPSQEQEEGWPGRPGGLGHWLPAARGRLEKLEGLLANVSGELGGRLDLLEEQVAGAVQACGQLCSGAPGEQDTQVSEILSALERRVLDSEGQLRLVGSGLHEVGAAGEARQAALEELQGVVGQLQGRVDALDETTAEFALQLNLTAARLGQLEGLLQARGDEGCGACGGVQEELGRLRDGVERCSCPLLPPRGPGAGPGVGGPSRGPLDGFSVFGGSSGSALQALQGELSEVILTFSSLNDSLHELQTTVEGQGADLADLGATKDRIISEINRLQQEATEHATESEERFRGLEEGQAQAGQCPSLEGRLGRLEGVCERLDTVAGGLQGLREGLSRHVAGLWAGLRETNSTSQTQAALLEKLLGGQAGLGRRLGALNSSLLLLEDRLHQLSLKDLTGPAGEAGPPGPPGIQGPPGPAGPPGPPGKDGQKGPIGPPGPQGEQGVEGAPAAPVPLVAFSAALSLPRSEPGTVPFDRVLLNDGGYYDPETGVFTAPLTGRYFLSAVLTGHRHEKVEAVLSRSNLGVARIDSGGYEPEGLENKPVAESQPSPGALGVFSLILPLQAGDTVCIDLVMGQLAHSEEPLTIFSGALLYEDLEPKQV